AGCGGGATCCTGCTGCCGATGACCCTCGGCGCCGCCTGGCTCCAGCGACTGAGCGACTTCATGCCGTTCAAGTGGGTCGTCACCGGGGTGCGGGACACCTTCGCCGGGGACCTCGCCTCCTCGGGCCTGGCCTGGGGTGTCGGCTGGTCGGTCGTGCTCTGCGCGCTGGCCATGTGGTGGGGCACCGCGACCTTCCGGCGCGAGAACGCCTGAGGGGCTCGTGCCCGAGGCCGCCGCCGTCCGCTAGGCGACCCCCGGCGGACGCGGCGTGCTCGCGGCCGCGGTCCTGGGCTCGGGGCTGACCCTGCTCGACGGCACCGTGGTCAACGTGGCGCTGCCGGCCATCGGCCGCGACCTGGGGGCCAGCCTGGCCCAGCTGCAGTGGGTGACCAACGGCTACCTGCTCACCCTGGCCGGGCTGGTCCTGCTCGGCGGCTCGCTGGGGGACCGGTTCGGCCGGCGACGCGTCTTCGTGGTCGGCACCGTCTGGTTCGCCGCCGCCTCGCTGCTCTGCGGGGCCGCCCCCTCGATCGAGGTGCTGATCGCCGCCCGGCTGCTCCAGGGGGTGGGCGGCGCGCTGCTGACCCCCGGCAGTCTGGCGATGATCCAGGGGGCGTTCGTCGCCGAGGACCGGGCCCGGGCGATCGGCGCCTGGTCCGGGCTCGGCGGGGTCGCCACCGCGGTCGGTCCGCTGCTGGGCGGGGTGCTGGTCGACCAGCTCTCCTGGCGGTGGATCTTCCTGGTCAACCTGCCGCTCGCTGTGCTCACCGTGCTCGCGGCGCAGCGCTGGGTGCCCGAGACCCGGGACCCGGACGCCTCGGGGCGGTTCGACGTGGCCGGCGCCGTGCTCGCCTCGGTGGCGCTGGGCGGCCTGACCTACGCGCTCATCGAGTGGGCGGCGCGGACGCGGTGTGGGCCTCCGGGATCGGGGTGCTCACCGGCGTGGCGTTCCTCGCGCTCGAGCACCGCGCCCGGCAGCCGATGGTGCCGCTGCGGCTCTTCGCC
The window above is part of the Nocardioides campestrisoli genome. Proteins encoded here:
- a CDS encoding MFS transporter, coding for MLAAAVLGSGLTLLDGTVVNVALPAIGRDLGASLAQLQWVTNGYLLTLAGLVLLGGSLGDRFGRRRVFVVGTVWFAAASLLCGAAPSIEVLIAARLLQGVGGALLTPGSLAMIQGAFVAEDRARAIGAWSGLGGVATAVGPLLGGVLVDQLSWRWIFLVNLPLAVLTVLAAQRWVPETRDPDASGRFDVAGAVLASVALGGLTYALIEWAARTRCGPPGSGCSPAWRSSRSSTAPGSRWCRCGSSPTATSAPPTR